From a region of the Microbacterium sp. nov. GSS16 genome:
- a CDS encoding alanine/glycine:cation symporter family protein, which translates to MDLSGLQAVLENISSWIWGPWVLIPLLLGTGLYLTIRLGGIQFLRLGAALRLGLFTRKDPGSDGDISQFQALTTALAATVGTGNIVGVATAIGIGGPGALFWMWVTGLLGMASKYSEAFLGVRFRTTDAAGEKSGGPQYYLERGIPGGFGRFLAIFFAIAAVIACFGIGNMTQGNSISANLENSFNVPTWVTGIVLTVFALLVLVGGIKSIGRVTAGLVPVMIIFYVLGAIYILIANIGGVPAAFAQIFTEAFTGTSAIGGFAGSAIIIAVQMGVARGIFSNESGMGSAAIAAAAAKTSHPVRQGLVSMTQTFIDTIIVVTCTGLVIITTGVWNMTDPETGEQISAALMTGEAFSHGLPGEWGHYIVTIGLVLFAGSTILGWSYYGERSIERLIGRKAVMPFRILFSLVVFIGCTVQLGVVWAFSDVMNGLMALPNLIGLLILSGLVARETKKYLDNDPKLRATPAEVHAFMSGDQAFEDWKTQAIPVVKTSR; encoded by the coding sequence ATGGACCTTTCCGGCCTGCAGGCCGTGCTCGAGAACATCAGCTCGTGGATCTGGGGGCCGTGGGTCCTGATCCCGCTGCTGCTCGGCACCGGCCTCTACCTCACCATCCGCCTGGGCGGAATCCAGTTCCTCCGACTCGGCGCAGCGCTGCGCCTCGGCCTGTTCACCCGCAAGGATCCCGGCTCCGACGGCGACATCTCGCAGTTCCAGGCGCTGACCACCGCTCTCGCAGCCACGGTGGGAACCGGCAACATCGTCGGCGTCGCCACGGCCATCGGCATCGGCGGCCCCGGTGCGCTGTTCTGGATGTGGGTGACCGGGCTGCTCGGCATGGCGTCGAAGTACTCGGAGGCGTTCCTCGGCGTGCGCTTCCGCACCACAGACGCAGCGGGCGAGAAGTCCGGTGGGCCGCAGTACTACCTCGAGCGGGGCATCCCGGGCGGGTTCGGCAGGTTCCTCGCCATCTTCTTCGCGATCGCCGCCGTCATCGCCTGCTTCGGAATCGGCAACATGACGCAGGGCAACTCGATCTCGGCCAACCTCGAGAACAGCTTCAACGTGCCCACCTGGGTCACCGGCATCGTGCTCACGGTGTTCGCGCTGCTCGTGCTCGTCGGCGGGATCAAGTCGATCGGTCGCGTCACTGCCGGTCTCGTGCCCGTGATGATCATCTTCTACGTGCTCGGCGCCATCTACATCCTCATCGCGAACATCGGCGGCGTCCCGGCCGCGTTCGCGCAGATCTTCACCGAGGCCTTCACCGGCACGAGCGCGATCGGCGGCTTCGCCGGCTCCGCCATCATCATCGCCGTGCAGATGGGTGTCGCCCGAGGTATCTTCTCGAACGAGTCGGGAATGGGCTCCGCGGCGATCGCGGCCGCGGCCGCCAAGACCAGCCACCCGGTGCGACAGGGCCTGGTGTCGATGACGCAGACCTTCATCGACACGATCATCGTGGTCACCTGCACGGGACTGGTGATCATCACCACCGGCGTGTGGAACATGACCGATCCCGAGACGGGCGAGCAGATCAGCGCGGCGCTGATGACGGGCGAGGCGTTCTCGCACGGCCTGCCCGGCGAATGGGGCCACTACATCGTGACGATCGGCCTGGTGCTGTTCGCCGGCTCCACCATCCTCGGCTGGTCGTACTACGGCGAGCGCAGCATCGAGCGGCTGATCGGCCGCAAGGCCGTGATGCCGTTCCGCATCCTGTTCTCGCTCGTCGTCTTCATCGGCTGCACGGTGCAGCTGGGCGTGGTGTGGGCGTTCTCGGACGTGATGAACGGCCTCATGGCGCTGCCGAACCTCATCGGTCTGCTCATCCTCTCCGGCCTCGTCGCGCGCGAGACGAAGAAGTACCTCGACAACGACCCGAAGCTGAGGGCGACCCCCGCCGAGGTCCACGCGTTCATGTCGGGTGACCAGGCGTTCGAGGACTGGAAGACCCAGGCGATCCCGGTGGTCAAGACCTCCCGGTGA